One Muribaculum gordoncarteri genomic window, GATAACAATGGGCATATCAGTCGCATATTGGAGGATCTTATAGAATGTGGATTCGTCCGTAAATATTGCCATCTTGATAAAAGACTCAGGGATGCAATCTATCAGCTTGTCGATTGCTATACCCTGTTCTACTATCAGTTCGTGAAAATGGCACACGGTATCGATGAAGAGTATTGGGTCAGAACAATGCAGACACCGACATATCACACATGGTGCGGACTTGCCTTTGAAAGAGTGTGCCTCCTGCATACCAGACAAATAAAATATGCCATTGGCATTTCCGGCATCCTTGCTAATCTTTATTCATGGCATGTCAAGAAGAATGATGAGCATTCCGGCGCACAGATCGACCTTATCATAGACAGAGCCGACAATGTAATCAACATCTGTGAAATTAAATATGCCCCGGCTGGATATAGTCTGACCGACAGTGAACTGAAAAAAATTCACAACAGGCTAAGCATATTCGACCTTTATATTCCACGCAGCAAAGTCGCACATCCAATCCTCATTACATCAAATGGTGTTCTCCAGAACAGCAATTCTTTTGAGATCCCCATTCAGGTTACCGGAGACCAACTATTCCACCCATGATCATAGGCTACGCAAGAGTATCGACCACCGGGCAGAACCTCGAGGGGCAGACAGATCTGCTCACTCAGAACGGATGTGAGCGGATATACAGTGAGAAGATATCCGGAGTTAAAAAGGAGCGTCCGCAACTTGACAGGATGATGGACTCACTCCGTTCCGGAGACACCGTGATAATAACGGAACTTACCCGACTGGGGCGTTCCGTCAAGGAACTACTCTCAATCATCGAGAGGATACATGAAGCCGGAGCGTCGATAAAATCACTGAGAGAGACATGGCTCGACACCACCACACCACAGGGCAATCTACTGCTCACAATCTTTGCCGGACTCTCACAGTTTGAGAGAGACCTCACACGGCAGCGCACAAGGCAGGGACTTGAAGCTGCGAGGGCAAGAGGACGTAAG contains:
- a CDS encoding recombinase family protein; translation: MIIGYARVSTTGQNLEGQTDLLTQNGCERIYSEKISGVKKERPQLDRMMDSLRSGDTVIITELTRLGRSVKELLSIIERIHEAGASIKSLRETWLDTTTPQGNLLLTIFAGLSQFERDLTRQRTRQGLEAARARGRKGGRPKSDESKVSTALKMYDSKLHSIDEITKATGISRATLYRAIDKRKKTT